One region of Natronorubrum aibiense genomic DNA includes:
- a CDS encoding PrkA family serine protein kinase, with amino-acid sequence MTGDIETLEKLSTDYKESMPADLRETKSFDWYLEEVYEDPKITRNAHQRVADMFDYYGTTYDETEGMVEYKLASEDPLNDGENTFYGKVIHQSIHEFVNKVKSGARRLGPERRIKLLLGPVGSGKSHFDKQVRRYFEDYTLREDGRMYTFRWTNLCDVIKDQDPADDTVRSPMNQDPLVLLPVQQRQQVIDDLNERLDAPYTIQNEQALDPESEFYMDKLLAYYDDDLQAVLENHVEIIRLVADENKRQGLETFEPKDKKNQDETELTGDVNYSKIAIYGESDPRAFDYSGAFCNANRGIFSGEELLKLQREFLYDFLHATQEQTIKPKNNPRIDIDQVIVGRTNMPEYKDKKGDEKMEAFNDRTKRIDFPYVLSYEDEAKIYNKMLNNADVPDINVEPHTLEMAGLFGVLTRIEEPDTETIDLLSKAKAYNDEIDEGDDIDVKKLREEAAAKAEIGEGMVGISPRFIGDEIAEAIMDSKHRQRGFLSPLTVFNFFEENLEHHGSIPEDNFEKYYRYLETVREEYKERAIEDVRHALAYDIDEIQRQGEKYMDHVMAYIDDDTIEDELTGREQEPDETFLRSVEEKLDVPEDRKDDFRQEVSNWVSRRAREGEAFNPQDNERLRRALERKLWEDKKHNINFSALVSANEFDDDERSSWIDALIEQGYSEAGAKEVLEFAGAEVAKAEMED; translated from the coding sequence ATGACCGGTGACATCGAGACACTCGAGAAGCTCAGTACGGATTACAAGGAATCGATGCCCGCAGACCTGCGGGAAACCAAGTCTTTCGACTGGTACCTAGAGGAGGTCTACGAGGACCCGAAGATCACCCGCAACGCCCACCAGCGGGTCGCGGATATGTTCGACTACTACGGGACGACTTACGACGAGACCGAGGGAATGGTCGAGTACAAACTCGCCTCGGAAGACCCGTTGAACGACGGTGAGAACACCTTCTACGGGAAGGTGATCCACCAGTCGATCCACGAGTTCGTGAACAAGGTTAAGTCGGGTGCCCGCCGCCTCGGGCCGGAACGGCGGATCAAACTCTTACTCGGGCCGGTCGGCTCCGGCAAGTCCCACTTCGACAAACAAGTGCGGCGCTACTTCGAGGATTACACGCTCCGCGAAGACGGACGGATGTACACCTTCCGCTGGACCAATCTCTGTGACGTCATCAAAGATCAGGACCCAGCCGACGACACCGTCCGATCCCCGATGAACCAGGATCCGCTCGTGCTCTTGCCTGTCCAGCAGCGCCAGCAGGTGATCGACGACCTAAATGAGCGTCTCGACGCACCCTACACCATCCAGAACGAGCAGGCGCTCGATCCGGAAAGCGAGTTCTACATGGACAAGCTGCTGGCGTACTACGACGACGACCTCCAGGCCGTCCTCGAGAACCACGTCGAGATCATCCGACTCGTCGCCGACGAGAACAAACGGCAGGGACTGGAGACGTTCGAGCCCAAAGACAAGAAAAACCAGGACGAGACGGAGCTGACGGGCGACGTCAACTACTCGAAGATCGCCATCTACGGCGAATCAGACCCGCGGGCGTTCGACTACTCGGGGGCGTTCTGTAACGCAAACCGCGGCATCTTCTCCGGTGAAGAACTGCTCAAACTCCAGCGGGAGTTCCTCTACGACTTCCTGCACGCGACCCAGGAGCAGACGATCAAACCCAAGAACAACCCGCGGATCGACATCGACCAGGTGATCGTCGGGCGGACGAACATGCCCGAGTACAAAGACAAGAAGGGCGACGAGAAGATGGAGGCCTTCAACGACCGCACCAAGCGGATCGACTTCCCGTACGTCCTCTCGTACGAAGACGAGGCCAAGATCTACAACAAGATGCTCAACAACGCCGACGTCCCCGACATCAACGTCGAGCCACACACGCTCGAGATGGCGGGGCTGTTCGGCGTGCTCACCCGGATCGAAGAGCCCGACACCGAGACGATCGATCTGCTCTCGAAGGCGAAAGCGTACAACGACGAGATCGACGAAGGCGACGACATCGACGTCAAAAAGCTTCGCGAAGAAGCCGCCGCGAAAGCCGAGATCGGCGAAGGGATGGTCGGCATCTCGCCGCGGTTTATCGGCGACGAGATCGCCGAGGCGATCATGGACTCGAAACACCGCCAGCGCGGTTTCCTCTCGCCGCTGACGGTGTTCAACTTCTTCGAGGAGAACTTAGAACACCACGGCTCGATCCCCGAGGACAACTTCGAGAAGTACTACCGCTACCTCGAGACGGTCCGCGAGGAGTACAAAGAACGTGCGATCGAGGACGTCCGCCACGCGCTGGCCTACGATATCGACGAGATCCAGCGCCAGGGCGAGAAGTACATGGACCACGTGATGGCCTACATCGACGACGACACGATCGAGGACGAACTCACGGGCCGCGAGCAGGAACCCGACGAGACGTTCCTGCGCAGCGTCGAGGAGAAACTCGATGTTCCCGAGGACCGTAAGGACGACTTCCGTCAGGAAGTGTCGAACTGGGTCTCTCGGCGCGCCCGTGAGGGCGAGGCGTTCAACCCACAGGACAACGAACGCCTGCGCCGCGCCTTAGAGCGCAAGCTCTGGGAGGACAAGAAACACAACATCAACTTCTCGGCGCTGGTCAGCGCCAACGAGTTCGACGACGACGAACGCTCGTCGTGGATCGACGCGCTGATCGAACAGGGCTACTCCGAGGCAGGGGCCAAAGAAGTACTCGAGTTCGCCGGCGCGGAGGTCGCCAAAGCAGAGATGGAAGACTAA